In the Juglans microcarpa x Juglans regia isolate MS1-56 chromosome 6D, Jm3101_v1.0, whole genome shotgun sequence genome, one interval contains:
- the LOC121235696 gene encoding protein LURP-one-related 4-like, giving the protein MISKSLHCKDKIHPDDHIPTVSPINFTTSEGETFTVWLKSLLYHTYGCTVFNSKGEIVYRVDNYNNKCSHEVHLMDLRGNTLFTIRRRKKFLAFGSCWDGYRCSGSTIINKLEKPWFQVKRYCRMLMGDVACRITVGYDKYDKYWIVRILGAGKAAFRIVDVDGGVVAEAKPKHSDSGVVLGDDVLTLEVVPCIEHSLILALVIVYGLIRGRL; this is encoded by the exons ATGATCTCCAAAAGCCTTCACTGTAAGGATAAGATCCATCCTGATGATCACATACCGACTGTTTCTCCCATTAACTTTACGACTTCAGAAGGAGAAACATTCACTGTATGGTTGAAGTCGCTTCTATACCATACATATGGTTGCACTGTCTTTAACTCCAAGGGCGAGATCGTGTATCGGGTTGATAACTACAACAACAAGTGTAGCCATGAAGTTCATCTCATGGATCTGAGAGGAAACACTCTCTTTACCATACGACGTCGGAAG AAGTTCCTTGCTTTTGGATCATGTTGGGATGGTTATAGATGTAGCGGTTCTACGATAATAAACAAGCTGGAGAAGCCGTGGTTTCAAGTTAAAAGGTATTGCAGAATGCTCATGGGAGATGTAGCTTGTCGAATTACTGTGGGGTATGATAAATATGATAAGTATTGGATTGTTAGAATATTGGGTGCAGGCAAAGCAGCATTTAGGATAGTAGACGTGGATGGGGGCGTTGTTGCTGAG GCAAAGCCAAAGCATTCAGATTCGGGAGTGGTGCTGGGAGATGATGTATTGACTTTGGAGGTGGtgccttgtattgaacattccCTTATCCTAGCTCTTGTGATAGTGTATGGATTAATTAGAGGTAGACTGTAA